CGCTGAAAGATACTACGAACCGCTGGGGATCCCCGACGGCCTTAAGCACATGCCGCCGCCGATCGTGCAAGCACTACTTGTCCTTTCGGGGCTCGCGCCGCTGGGCTGGGACGCCGAGGAGCTCGACTGGATGCTGTCCCACGTGCCTTACTCCCGCTACATTTTTCCGTCTTGGCGCAATGCTTTTCACGGGCCGATCGCCTCGCTGGAGCCCGCTGAACGCCGGAAAATCCCAACGGCGACCCGCCGGATGGAAGAAATGCTGCTCGTTGACTTCCCTGAAGGGCCAGGGCTCCATCTGGAAGTCCGAAAATTCAATGAACTGCTGCTTGAGGACGACAAAGAAGACGGCCGCATCCCGCTGCAATACGTGACAGATAGGGACGACATCGGCCCGCAGGTAAGCATGGTCATCCGGCCTATCATGCCCGAATACCAATCCGCCCACCTGCTTCTCTTCATGAGCGAGCTGACCGGCCCGAAGCCCACGATGAAGTGGAAACGAGCCGCGGAAACGCACGTCGCGCAGCAGCCCGCGGTACTGCTGGTCGCCCGCGCTCTGGTCGGCTTGGCTGCGGACCGGACACCGACGGCGGACCGTGGCGAGATCTCATGCCTTACCCCGCACTCCGGGGCAATCCTGCGCGCATCCCTCTGGCTGCTTGCCCTCCAGCCGGATGCGCCCGCAGATATCAGCCTCATTCGTGATGCGGCCGCCTACTTGGGGGCCGGCCACAACGGCAGGAACGGACTCTGCCGTTCCACAACCGGGGCCAACGCCGGGGTGGAAGTGCTGCTGGAGATCGCCAGGAGCCATGTGGACGCCACCACGGAAGTCGTCGGCGCTCTGACCCGGATCCGGGATGTGGTCAAAAACAAGAACCTGCACAAACGCCTTGTCAAAGTCGTCGACCAGCTCTCCGCTGAACGAGGTATCACTCCCTCGGAGCTGCTGGAAACAGCCGTTCCTGATCTGGGACTGGATTCGGAGGGCGCCAAAACCTTCGCAATCGACGGGTACACGGCAAGGGTTGCGCTCACTCAGGGAGCAAGGGGGCCCGCAGTAGCTCTGACCTGGTTCACTGTGGGTGACGAACCAGTGCCGGAGCCGGCCAAGCTAAAGAACACCCCGGAGCGGGACACTGTAAAACGGGCGATAAGCGAAGCAAGGAATGTCTTGGCCAGCCAGTGTCGCCGGATCGAACGGCTCATGGCTTACGACCGAGTGTGGACAGGCGCCGACTTCCGGAGCCGCTACCTGGAACACCCTGTCGTTGGAACCATCGCGCGCGGCCTGCTGTGGACCATCACCTCGCAGGAAAGCGAAAATTCTGGGTACCCTCGGCGTGCAGACGGCGCTATCAGCTGGGAACTGGTTGATGCGGAAGGCAAGGCACACCGTATCGCCGACGACGCCGTCGTCGTGCTTTGGAAACCTTGGGAACGGAGTACCGGGGAAGTGCGCTCCTGGCGCTCATATCTCATCGAGCACCGGCTAAGGCAACCGTTCAGGCAGGTATACCGGGAACTCTATTTGCTGACGCCCGCTGAGCGAGAGACCAGACAGTACTCCAACCGGTTCGCGGCACACGTCCTTGATTATCCGCGGATGCAGGCCATTGTGAAGGAGCGCGGCTGGCATGGCACACAACTGGGACCTTGGGACGGCGGGCAGGACACCCAGCTGTATGTTGAGTTCGCCGATGAGCGGCTCAGGGCGGGGTTCAGTATCGAACTTCTCGAGCTCGACGAAGACCGCGCATCCCTGTGCTCAACCAACAGGTTATGGTTCGAGCGACTCATTGCCCCGGACACTTGGGAGTCCGTAGACCTGAATGATGTACCGCGTGGGGCATTCAGCGAAGCGATGCGTGACGTTGACCTATTTACCTCAGTGGCTGCAATCGCACCGGACCCGGACTGGACCGACCATCCGAACGGCCAAGTCAGGGAATACTGGAGCGCTTCGCACACAGCGGCACTCTCGGAATCCGCGCAGGTGCGCCATGAGTATCTAAGCAAAATCCTTCCCCACACGATTTTGTCCGCATGCTGCCAGCTGACCGACCGCCATCTCATCGTGCGCGGCACCTATCGCTCGTACAAGATCCATCTCGGATCGGGGAACATCCTGATGGAACCTGACGATTCGTATCTATGCATCGTGCAAGCGCCCAGAGCGCGGTCCGAACGCATCTTCCTGCCCTTCGAGGAAAGGGCTGGGAGATTGGGAACGATCCTATCCAAGGCCTTCATGCTCATGAACGACCACAGGATCACGGATCCATCCATCCTCAGCCAAATTCATGGAGCCCGGCCAAGGACGACAGGCTCTTGAGGGTAGGCCGGGGCCGATCGGGTTCGGCACCTTCATAGCTGTGAGTGGACTGCCGGTCCTTCGGGACGAGATCGAACAGCGATAAAGGTCGTCTAAGTGAGGATTTGATCGCTTCGTACTTTGCGAACGCTCGATGGTGTATTAGCGCACTGCAGAGGATCCGCTTTCGGATTGTTGAGAGGCGTCCCGCAGAGCCCAAAGTTCCCCTTGTAGGACGAGTTGAGAGTCTGGCTGGCGGGAAGGCAATTGCGTTGGGATGGATCTGCCACAGCACGTCGTTGGGCTGGTGGTCCACGGCAGTATCGCCGAATTGCGAGAGCTGGATGATCGAATCTGCCGCGCTGGGATGCTTGCAGTCTCGAGGGAAGTTCTTGGCTAACCGATGGTCGTCAGTGCCGGGAGTAGGACGATCGGAGGGCCAATATTTAGGAGCCTCCGGCCAAAGCAGGACTGGCCTTGAAAAACCGCGGATTCCCGCGATTATTCTGCCCGTAGATTGAAAAACGTGACGACAATCGGAGGCTGAATCGGCCCTAAGTAAGCCAAAAGCGTGAGCAACTTTTCGATCAAAAACGTGAATAGAACGTGATTCTATCCCTCGCCGCGCCCTGTTGAAACAGTAAAACCGCAGGTCAGAGGTTCTTTTTGTGCCCCGGACTGGAATCGAACCAGCGACCAAGAGAATCTAGCCATCTGGATTTTGCCTGTTATCGCTGATTGCCAAAATCCGCGTGTTTCCGCGGTACTTCGTTGTTTCCGAAGGCTATGGCATGTCGCGTATTGCCGTAGTTCTTGGTTGAAAAGGGGGAGTAAAAGGGGAGTGGAGACTTTTCGCTCCCGATATTCTTTTTGGAATTGGCGCCCATTGTCGTAGAAAGAGGCTTGTCAAAGTTTGGCCACGACGCAGCGTACG
The Arthrobacter alpinus genome window above contains:
- a CDS encoding DUF4132 domain-containing protein, which translates into the protein MSGMAEAMGRIAMPESLRMLAEEQRDQLVGFLEARYSDWIPGGLDRDEYQQRFARYLEQLEPIGLKCAFALTFNHVHEHRYGIAERYYEPLGIPDGLKHMPPPIVQALLVLSGLAPLGWDAEELDWMLSHVPYSRYIFPSWRNAFHGPIASLEPAERRKIPTATRRMEEMLLVDFPEGPGLHLEVRKFNELLLEDDKEDGRIPLQYVTDRDDIGPQVSMVIRPIMPEYQSAHLLLFMSELTGPKPTMKWKRAAETHVAQQPAVLLVARALVGLAADRTPTADRGEISCLTPHSGAILRASLWLLALQPDAPADISLIRDAAAYLGAGHNGRNGLCRSTTGANAGVEVLLEIARSHVDATTEVVGALTRIRDVVKNKNLHKRLVKVVDQLSAERGITPSELLETAVPDLGLDSEGAKTFAIDGYTARVALTQGARGPAVALTWFTVGDEPVPEPAKLKNTPERDTVKRAISEARNVLASQCRRIERLMAYDRVWTGADFRSRYLEHPVVGTIARGLLWTITSQESENSGYPRRADGAISWELVDAEGKAHRIADDAVVVLWKPWERSTGEVRSWRSYLIEHRLRQPFRQVYRELYLLTPAERETRQYSNRFAAHVLDYPRMQAIVKERGWHGTQLGPWDGGQDTQLYVEFADERLRAGFSIELLELDEDRASLCSTNRLWFERLIAPDTWESVDLNDVPRGAFSEAMRDVDLFTSVAAIAPDPDWTDHPNGQVREYWSASHTAALSESAQVRHEYLSKILPHTILSACCQLTDRHLIVRGTYRSYKIHLGSGNILMEPDDSYLCIVQAPRARSERIFLPFEERAGRLGTILSKAFMLMNDHRITDPSILSQIHGARPRTTGS